One part of the Vitis riparia cultivar Riparia Gloire de Montpellier isolate 1030 chromosome 6, EGFV_Vit.rip_1.0, whole genome shotgun sequence genome encodes these proteins:
- the LOC117915830 gene encoding UBP1-associated protein 2A-like encodes MTLKCIRIYCLFRHALSSKRFSRFSNPSSKRNPNPNFSMAKKRKLRSSEPESSKAPEQEEQPQPTQEEDDQTKFEPIQEDEDQPQHMAEDEPKHEAQGEEEEEEEGEGEEEEEEEGDQEGDVDASNEAVADEVPADANGDGVEEDEGDVEDEEIEKLLEPFSKEQLLALLREAVEKYPDFVDSVRRLADADPAHRKIFVHGLGWDTTAETLTSVFGKYGEIEDCKAVSDKISGKSKGYAFILFKHRSGARKALKQPQKKIGNRMTSCQLASAGPVPAPPPVVPPVSEYTQRKIFVSNVSSEIDPQKLLEFFAKFGEIEEGPLGLDKSTGKPKGFALFVYKSIESSRRALEEPHKIFEGHTLHCQKAIDGPKPNKPFHHHHHQHQPHYPSRKDKSKYSANAAGPGHLMAPSGPSMTLNPGVAPALNPALGQALTALLASQGAGLGLTNLLGGLGGAPVNQAMPPAAHGMQGMQGGYGNQGAGSYGSQPGMQGGYQNPQMGQASGGRPQQGGAPYMGH; translated from the coding sequence ATGACCCTGAAGTGCATTCGTATCTACTGCCTCTTTCGTCACGCACTATCATCGAAGCGATTTAGCCGCTTCTCAAACCCTAGCTCCaaaagaaaccctaaccctaatttCTCCATGGCTAAGAAGCGAAAGCTCCGTTCTTCCGAGCCCGAATCCTCCAAAGCCCCTGAGCAAGAGGAGCAGCCACAGCCCACGCAGGAAGAAGATGATCAGACCAAATTTGAACCCATCCAGGAAGACGAAGATCAGCCACAACACATGGCTGAAGACGAACCCAAACACGAAGCccaaggagaagaagaagaggaggaggagggggaaggggaagaggaagaggaagaagaaggtgaCCAGGAAGGAGATGTGGACGCGTCGAATGAAGCCGTTGCGGATGAGGTGCCAGCGGATGCGAACGGCGATGGGGTTGAGGAGGATGAAGGGGATGTGGAGGATGAGGAGATTGAGAAGCTTCTGGAGCCCTTCTCGAAAGAGCAGCTGCTGGCTTTGCTTCGGGAGGCAGTGGAAAAGTACCCGGACTTCGTTGATAGCGTCCGAAGACTCGCCGACGCCGACCCGGCTCACCGAAAAATCTTCGTCCACGGCCTGGGATGGGACACGACCGCAGAAACCCTAACCTCTGTGTTTGGCAAGTATGGTGAGATTGAAGACTGCAAGGCCGTATCGGACAAGATCTCCGGAAAATCCAAGGGATACGCCTTTATTCTGTTCAAGCACCGGAGCGGCGCTCGCAAGGCGCTGAAGCAGCCGCAGAAGAAGATTGGAAATCGGATGACCTCGTGCCAGCTAGCCTCTGCCGGCCCCGTTCCAGCGCCGCCACCGGTGGTACCTCCGGTGTCTGAGTATACTCAAAGAAAGATTTTTGTGAGCAATGTTTCTTCGGAGATCGATCCGCAGAAGCTACTAGAGTTCTTTGCGAAGTTTGGGGAAATCGAGGAGGGTCCATTAGGCTTAGATAAGTCGACTGGGAAGCCCAAGGGTTTCGCTTTGTTCGTTTACAAGTCGATTGAGAGCTCGAGGAGGGCATTGGAGGAGCCACACAAAATTTTTGAGGGTCACACACTGCATTGCCAGAAGGCAATTGATGGGCCGAAGCCAAATAAGCCTTtccaccatcaccaccaccaaCACCAACCACATTACCCTTCAAGGAAGGACAAATCAAAATACTCAGCCAACGCCGCTGGCCCAGGGCACCTGATGGCACCATCAGGGCCATCAATGACTTTGAACCCAGGTGTTGCACCAGCTTTGAACCCGGCTCTTGGGCAAGCATTGACTGCATTGCTTGCTTCACAAGGGGCAGGACTGGGGCTCACCAATCTGCTTGGAGGTCTTGGTGGTGCACCAGTGAACCAGGCTATGCCGCCTGCGGCACATGGAATGCAGGGAATGCAGGGTGGGTATGGAAATCAGGGTGCTGGCAGCTACGGAAGTCAGCCGGGAATGCAGGGCGGGTACCAAAACCCACAAATGGGGCAGGCCAGTGGAGGCAGGCCTCAGCAGGGTGGGGCACCGTATATGGGTCACTAG